TGAATAAAAGGAGCTGAACCAATCCCAAATGCACCAGCTAATCCTCCCGTGACTAATCCAAGAAATATGCACTTACATAATACAGTTTTAGAAAAATCTTTTCGTATGTTTGTAGATAACCATTGCTTATTTTGATGCACCATTAAGCGAATAAACATAAAGATTGCTGATAAAAATAGCATACCCGCTGTAAACCAATGCAAAAGATGTGCTGGAATTAACGAGCCGAATTTAGAACCAATATATGAGCCAAGTGCACCAAACCCACCAACTATCCCACCAATTTTCAATACAACATTTCCTTCTCGAAAATGACTTACTACTCCAGATAACGTTGTAAATGCCATAGCAGTTAATGATGTCGCCAAAGCAATATGAATTGGAATATGAAATATGAGAGTAAGTATTGCAATGATAAATCCTGCTCCACCCGCTCCAACAAAACCTAATAAAATACCCATTAATAACATTGTTATAATAATAGCCATATATATTTCCCCTCCAATACCCCATTATCTACTATGTCTCTATTTCCACACAAATAAAAAGCATCCGAGCAGGATGCTTTTTACTATTTTCTATATTCGTCATATGTACCCATCTAATCTTGATTAATTAAAATAACAGCTGGTCCAGAGACGACTATCCCTGCTACTTCGATTTTTTCAAATTCCTTCACTGTAATAGATATAACACCGTCTCTTTCCATCAATTCCTTACTCAGGACCTCAGTCGGTATTTTTCTCACCGTCTTACCTCCTTTTCATTCTCGTTCTTTTCACAAACATCCAAGCGTTACACCAAGATGTGAAGTTATAAAAAATCCCCCAATGCATCTAAATATATTCATCACCTCCGTTTTCATTCCTTATTCCAGACAAAACATCCATCTCCTTGCTGTTACATATTGAAAAATAAAAAAACATTCGCTAACGCGAATGTTTTTTTATTAATTGCTCTCTATTACTTTTAACATTCTATTTATAAATGCTGCTGATTCTCCACGCGTTGCCGAACTTTTTGGTAAAAATTCGTTCTTTTCATTACCTTTTACAATCCCTAATCCATAAACACGCTGAACAGCTTGTTTATCATAAGCTAGGTCTTGATCAGAGAATGGTAATTCTACTAAATTCCCTTTAATATTTTTATACTGCAACGCACGATCAATCATAATAACAGCTTCATCACGTTTAATTGTATCATTCGGAGCAAAAATACCATTTCCTCTCCCATTTATAATCCCAGCACTCGCTGCACGATTAATACCATCTACTAACGATGGATGCGCTGTACCTAAATCTGAGAAATTTGATTTTCCATCTGGTAATTGTAATGATCTTGAAATTAAGTTTGCAAATTCACCACGTGTTACAAGACGATCTGGCCAATACGATCCGTTACCATCTCCAACCATAATTCCTCTTTTACTTAATTCACGAATATCAGCTTCATACCAACCGCCTGTAATATCATCTTTATGATGGGCGTCATAGTAGCCCTTTGTTCCTTGTAAGAATGCATCCCATGCATTATTCTTAATCATAATTGCTGGGCAGTTTTTCCCACTCCAAAATTGATGCTTCCTCACATTTTCTAAAGGGATATTTAATTCTCCCATTAAATAAGCTGCTAGTTTACGAGCATTTTCTACAGCTTTATTATAATCACCATCTTGATTTACTGCAATTTCAATCGCAATCGATTCTCTATTACCAGTTCCGTTCGTTCCATCTCCAGCATGCCAGCCATTTTCGTCTAACGGAAGGTGCTGATAAATCTCTTTATCATCTACTGTGAAATGCCAAGACGCTGAACGATCTGTCGTTCCTGTTGCTTGATTATATAAGTATTGCGCATGATTTTTTGCATTTGCACCTACACTATAATTATCCGTTTCATGGATTGTAATATATTTCGGATTCATTGCATAACCTGGGCGAATACTATCATTCCCTTTCGGTACAATCATTTCTTTTAATGGTACACCATAAATATCTGTTGTGTTTTCTACTGAAGGTGCTGCATACATAACCGCTTCACGTTTTTTACGAGTTGGCGCTTCACTTTGAATAAGAGATGCCTTTGTACCTTTAAATTTTGCAGAGGGTGAATGAATCCATTTCGTTTCCTCACCTACTTGAACTTGAAACCACTCCCCAGCTTGTCCAATTACCTTAATTGTTTGGGGTTGTAATACATTCTCTTCTTTATATGAATTGAATGGTGAAGAATAGGTAGCTGTCTCTTCACTGATTACTAGATTTTGATTTGATAAATCATAAATTTCTTTGACCTCTATATTCCCTTCACTATTTTGTATCCATCCAGCTCCAGATGAAGTTTGAATATAGTAAGCATTTCCTTTTCGTTTTTCTGCTTTTACTACTTGATTTGACAGCTCAACACCCGTTACTCTCTGTAAATCTGCAGAATCATATAAAGGCGCTGAATTTATTATATGTACAAGAAAATCTCCTTGCGTTTCACTTTGTACACCTTTATCTTCCCCACGACCATCTTCATCTTTCATATGATTTTCGATACTCTGCAAAGCTTGCTCTTCAGTTGAAATTGTTACTGTTTTTTCCGTCGTTTCCGCAAAAGAAGAAGTCGGAATCGTTACCATTTGTAATAAGATTGATGCTGCTAAAACATTATAAAAACCTTTTTTCATCATACTTGTTTAACACGTTATGTACAATTACCTCGTGTTAACTTGCCCCCTTGCTCTAAATAATTTGAGATTATCTAGTAAATTTCTAAACTACATAACCCTTTACAATATAACAAACTCTATGTCATTCGTATAGATAGGAATGACTACTATTTACCTACTTTTGCTATATTGGAATATAAAAAAGAAGCTATGATTTATATATAGCTTCTTTACTTCATTCCACTTTTTCAATCCTTTTGTAACTTATAGTCTACCACTCTATCTTCATTATCAAATTGAAAAGCGAGCCACTCACTATCTATAGGAATGAAACCTCTCTCATTCCCAAGATAGTACAAAGTGTGAGTTACCTTCTCAAAATTCCTCGTCTCAGTAGGATATCCTAATAATTGTATAATTTCCTCTTTAGACTTACCTACTAGCTTGTGTTTCTTTAAAAGGTCATCTACCATATATACTCGATCGGTTTCATATCCTAACCATTTATCTGGATGAAACTTCGAAGTATACTCGTTTATTCCTAGTTGCACGGTGCAAAACAGTAAAGTGAGTAACCCTACAATCGTTATACGAACAAATTTTTTCTTGTATTGAGCTTTAATAGATTCTATAGAAAAAAATAAAATCATTCTTTGAATAACGAGTAAAAGAATAAACGGTACTAATACTGCTAAAACACTTATTATACTATAAGACAAATGACTAATATCAATAATGAAAATGAAAGAAAGATATACTAAAAAATACAAACAAATATAACTATATAATATTCCCCATAATAACATATTTTTGTATTTCACCAGTCAAGACCCCTTATCCTATTACTAAACTGTCATTAAACTCATACGCTCGATTATTTCTCTTATTTCTTCTAGTTCTTGTGCTGTATATAACACGTTCCCTTTCAATCTTTCATTTTTAAAATAAGTGACAAGCTCTTCTCTATTCTTTAACCTTGGGAATTTTTCATTAGAAAGATCAATCACTTCTTTTCCACTCTCACTCATCTCATTGCCGAAATATAAAATTGGCTTCACTTCTTCTTTTATAATAGCTGGATTGATTTCTTTCAAATAATTATTTACAACCTTTGATAGCTTTTTCACTTTATACGCTGGATTTCCTTCATTTTCTATTTTTAAAGTTAATGAAGTACCCTCTGTAATAAAATCAAATGTCTCTTCCTTTTCAACTTCTTGTTGATACTTCCCTATTTCATCAATCATAAATGAATAAATCCCTGCATTCTCCTTCGTTAATCCGTGAATTAATTGACCTTTCCATTCTTTTGTCTCAAGCACATAAATACCTGTCGTACATAATACAAGATGATGAATTCGGTTATCATTGACTTTATTCCCGCCCCTATACTTCTCATTTCGTATAAATACATTCGGGATGATATGAAGTTCATTTGCAAATACAAGCCCTTGCTGGATAAACCCTCGTTTCATATAATGTAATATTTCATGTGTATTTATTTCTTCAGCGTTTTTAGAATACGCTCTTAAATCTGTCATTAAACTTTGCAACATATGTATTTCATTACTATGTTTCTCTTGCATATCACTACGTTCCTTACTATGCTGCACAGCCAATTGATTCTTCATCATTCGCATATTTTCAACTTCTCTAGCTGCACTCACTTTTAAATCATTGTACTTTTTCTTCTCCATACTCTTTAACGTATCCTGTTGTTCTTTATGCTCTGTAATCGTAGCTGCAATCTCACTTTGATGCGTTTCAATCGCTTTTGTCTTTTCAAATTCTAACTGCTGATTCTCTGATTCTAACTGTTTGTTCTTATAAAACAGCACAAACACTCCAGCTAATAAAGCTAAGATCACACATATTAGTACATATTCCATCTTTCTACTCCTTTATTTAACCGTCTATTATTTTTTGTATTCGAATGTATTTATTTCATTATACTATGCTACGGATTAACTCTCTGTAAAAATTACATATTTTTTCATCTATACAGATAAGCACTAGATTCACTGTTTACTTGATTTTTGCTGCATCAAAGGCCTTTTGAGCTGGACCACAATCTTTTAAATCATGCTGTTGTATCCAATTAAATTGTTTAAACACAAATTCCCAACATTCTTTCTAAAACACAAAAAATTTTTTAAAATTACTATTTCATTTATAAAAAATTTCACAACCGATTTTTTCAGAATGATCCTTCACTATAGAATTTCTCTTATACGAATAAATCAAATAAAAAATTAATTAAATAAGTCTATACAGATGTAAAAATGCATACATCCGTATAGACTTATAAATGTTGGTTTGTAATAAACTTTGATCAAAAGCATGCTACAAACGCTGATTTTATATTAGAAGTAAATTTCACTTTTGTAAAAATTTGATTAAAATTAATTGAACCGAACCCCTTTAATAATCCGATTGTTTTATTTCCGCCAAAAAGTTGAACAGTCTGTCTTATCCAAAATATTAAACTCGATCATTTTCTCAAGTAATGAGAAATCAACCGGACTATCCCACTTGATACGTACAAACTGCTTGTTGTAATCGTAGCCAGCCTGCACAATTTCATCAGAAAAATGATTAATCCCTACCTTTTCAGGGGCAACAGCCAAATAATGTTTGGCTACGCTAAAGCCAATAATAAATGTGCCATGATCGGTAAATACAGGCTGATTCCACGCAATTTTTGGCATTAAATTTGGGAATTTCTTAGTTACCCAAACCAAAACTTCTTCCGTTCGGTCCCGATGTTGCGTGTTACCAATACGCGCTAAATATTCTGCAAAAACTTCCATGTCTTTCTCTCCTAAAATAAAAAATTTTTTTTGAACGATGTAACTTTTCATTCCAATACGCCATGACATCAATTGCACCATTCGCAACCTCATCCGTATTTTTGACATGATACTTAGACACCTCAAAAATCACCTTCTATTTAATTAATAAAGCATTCTTATTTCTTTTAAAAAACATGCTTTCCAATCCATTTACCACCAGTATAACCAATACCTACAAGACTAGTTCCAGTTGTTACATAACCTGCTGCTACTAAAAATGGACCAACTCCACCATCAGTTTGTTAAGCTTCTTCGAAAGAAAGTTCTTCTACAGAAACATTCTCCATTTTTAATGCTAAAATTTCTTTAGTCATAAAAATCACCTCCTATTTTCTACAAAAAATAAAATGTTATAGAGTCTTTAAAATTGATTAACTCTATATATAAATATTGTCATGTATAAAAGAAAAAATAGTCTATTATTTCAAAAAAATTACCATTACAATTTAATTGTAATATATATATATTTAACTAAATTTACTATTAATAAGGAAAACACTAAATATACTATATGATAAAATAGCATAATACATATAGCAAGGGAATACTTGTATACTGATCTGTATGTACTGCATTCCCTCATTGTATATACGCTATATACGAATTTTAAATAAATTCACGATGTTTTAAAAAAAGACGCGTAGTTTTGACTCCTTTCAAGGTGTGCGAAGCGTGGCGAAGACTTTGATTTGTAAGGATATAAGTTGTTATTTTTTGAATTCTTTTAAAAAAGAATTTTTATAGTTTCCCGTATGTTTAAGTTGAACGTGTGCCTTTATACTTACTGGCAAGTTCACAAATTTTTGATCCCAGGAACTCTTGATTTTATTCCAATATTGAGGATTTTCACGATGGATGACTTCCCCAAATCCAAATATATCGACTTCATATTTCTTTTGTGCGGCTTTTAATGCTTCTTTTATAACTTGTGCTACTCTTTTTTCACCTACTCTTTCTAATTGATGAATAGTTTTTGGGTTCGTTAAATCAAGATTTTTACATTGTACTTCTATAATATTACCTTTTAGATATAACTCAATTTCAATCATATGCTTTTTATTTTTTACTATTTCCTTTACTTTCGTGTTACTTTTTATAACCTCAACGACAACATCTTCTTCTGCCGAGCATGGTATCGGAGCAATCGTATTTTCTACGCGATTCATAATATAATTATAACCTTTACTTTGATTTTT
The DNA window shown above is from Bacillus clarus and carries:
- a CDS encoding sulfite exporter TauE/SafE family protein — encoded protein: MAIIITMLLMGILLGFVGAGGAGFIIAILTLIFHIPIHIALATSLTAMAFTTLSGVVSHFREGNVVLKIGGIVGGFGALGSYIGSKFGSLIPAHLLHWFTAGMLFLSAIFMFIRLMVHQNKQWLSTNIRKDFSKTVLCKCIFLGLVTGGLAGAFGIGSAPFIQLGLMVLLGLTIGQSVGTTMLVILPIAIGGGLGYCSEGYLNYMLLVQVLMGTMLGAYIGAKYTNHAPRVVLKFSMIMTPILAGCMLLIE
- a CDS encoding BC1881 family protein, with product MRKIPTEVLSKELMERDGVISITVKEFEKIEVAGIVVSGPAVILINQD
- a CDS encoding S-layer homology domain-containing protein, producing MKKGFYNVLAASILLQMVTIPTSSFAETTEKTVTISTEEQALQSIENHMKDEDGRGEDKGVQSETQGDFLVHIINSAPLYDSADLQRVTGVELSNQVVKAEKRKGNAYYIQTSSGAGWIQNSEGNIEVKEIYDLSNQNLVISEETATYSSPFNSYKEENVLQPQTIKVIGQAGEWFQVQVGEETKWIHSPSAKFKGTKASLIQSEAPTRKKREAVMYAAPSVENTTDIYGVPLKEMIVPKGNDSIRPGYAMNPKYITIHETDNYSVGANAKNHAQYLYNQATGTTDRSASWHFTVDDKEIYQHLPLDENGWHAGDGTNGTGNRESIAIEIAVNQDGDYNKAVENARKLAAYLMGELNIPLENVRKHQFWSGKNCPAIMIKNNAWDAFLQGTKGYYDAHHKDDITGGWYEADIRELSKRGIMVGDGNGSYWPDRLVTRGEFANLISRSLQLPDGKSNFSDLGTAHPSLVDGINRAASAGIINGRGNGIFAPNDTIKRDEAVIMIDRALQYKNIKGNLVELPFSDQDLAYDKQAVQRVYGLGIVKGNEKNEFLPKSSATRGESAAFINRMLKVIESN
- a CDS encoding nuclease-related domain-containing protein; amino-acid sequence: MEYVLICVILALLAGVFVLFYKNKQLESENQQLEFEKTKAIETHQSEIAATITEHKEQQDTLKSMEKKKYNDLKVSAAREVENMRMMKNQLAVQHSKERSDMQEKHSNEIHMLQSLMTDLRAYSKNAEEINTHEILHYMKRGFIQQGLVFANELHIIPNVFIRNEKYRGGNKVNDNRIHHLVLCTTGIYVLETKEWKGQLIHGLTKENAGIYSFMIDEIGKYQQEVEKEETFDFITEGTSLTLKIENEGNPAYKVKKLSKVVNNYLKEINPAIIKEEVKPILYFGNEMSESGKEVIDLSNEKFPRLKNREELVTYFKNERLKGNVLYTAQELEEIREIIERMSLMTV
- a CDS encoding iron chaperone; translated protein: MEVFAEYLARIGNTQHRDRTEEVLVWVTKKFPNLMPKIAWNQPVFTDHGTFIIGFSVAKHYLAVAPEKVGINHFSDEIVQAGYDYNKQFVRIKWDSPVDFSLLEKMIEFNILDKTDCSTFWRK